One window of Botrimarina mediterranea genomic DNA carries:
- a CDS encoding type II secretion system F family protein, protein MPDFAYTARSLAGELLTGTLSAGSAREAMAQLSAKDLFPVKVEAAKGSITAGAGGSISVPTAKVTPVYSQLSALLRSGVPLLRSLAVVKDQASHKALKAVLEDVYGQVEQGSSLAEAMARHPRAFGELAVSMIRAGGEGGFLEDALDRVAAFTEQQAELRGKVVGALAYPVILSVIGVLVVTGLVVFAVPMVSEIFDKMRQRGELPWVTDALLNLSDFLGRYGILVLAALGGIGYGVSKWMVTPRARDIIDRVRINTPVFGPISRSLSVARLCRVLGTLLKGGVPIVRALDIAADSAGNRVLSGVVRDAAENIKSGESLAAPLGASGDFPRDVCEMIAVAEQSNSLETVLEQVANNLERATWRKIELAVRLIEPLMLVLLASAVLVVVIALLMPIINAGGTL, encoded by the coding sequence TTGCCAGATTTTGCCTACACCGCCCGCAGTCTCGCCGGCGAGCTCCTCACGGGGACGCTCAGCGCTGGGTCTGCGCGCGAGGCGATGGCTCAGCTTTCGGCTAAGGATCTTTTTCCGGTAAAGGTTGAGGCTGCGAAGGGCTCTATCACCGCTGGGGCTGGTGGATCGATTAGCGTGCCGACGGCGAAGGTCACGCCGGTTTATAGCCAACTGTCGGCGTTGTTGAGGAGCGGCGTGCCGCTCTTGCGATCGCTAGCGGTCGTGAAGGATCAGGCGTCGCACAAGGCGCTCAAAGCCGTGCTAGAAGACGTCTACGGCCAGGTCGAGCAGGGATCGAGCCTCGCCGAAGCGATGGCCCGCCACCCGCGGGCGTTCGGGGAATTGGCCGTCAGTATGATCCGCGCTGGCGGCGAGGGCGGCTTCCTCGAGGACGCGCTCGACCGGGTTGCTGCGTTCACGGAGCAACAAGCTGAGCTTCGCGGCAAAGTCGTCGGCGCCTTGGCGTATCCCGTGATCCTGTCGGTGATCGGCGTGCTTGTGGTGACGGGACTCGTGGTCTTCGCGGTGCCGATGGTTTCGGAGATCTTCGATAAGATGCGCCAACGAGGCGAGCTTCCGTGGGTCACCGACGCGCTGCTCAACCTCAGCGATTTTCTCGGCCGCTACGGCATCCTGGTGCTCGCGGCGCTGGGCGGCATCGGGTATGGCGTGTCGAAGTGGATGGTGACGCCGCGCGCCCGCGACATCATCGACCGCGTCCGTATCAACACCCCGGTGTTTGGTCCGATCAGTCGCAGCCTTTCGGTCGCGCGGTTGTGCCGCGTGTTGGGAACGCTCCTCAAGGGGGGCGTGCCGATCGTCCGCGCGCTGGATATCGCGGCCGACTCCGCCGGCAATCGCGTCTTGTCGGGAGTCGTGCGTGACGCAGCGGAGAATATCAAGTCGGGCGAGTCGCTCGCCGCGCCGCTCGGCGCCAGCGGAGACTTCCCGCGCGACGTTTGCGAGATGATCGCCGTCGCCGAACAATCCAACAGCCTCGAGACCGTGCTCGAACAGGTAGCGAATAACCTCGAACGCGCCACGTGGCGTAAGATCGAACTCGCGGTGCGGCTCATCGAGCCGTTGATGCTGGTGCTCCTAGCGAGCGCCGTCTTGGTGGTGGTGATCGCGCTACTGATGCCAATCATCAACGCCGGCGGCACCCTATGA
- the gspG gene encoding type II secretion system major pseudopilin GspG, giving the protein MNLRSKRRALAAFTLLEVLLVLVILVVLGSMATLAITGQQDKADRNSAKAQVQLLSRTIETYRFDMKKMPESLEDLVEKPSDSKMADRWAGPYLNKKSIPLDPWDNEYKYEAKDNTARVWSVGPDGSDGTDDDVTSEDEA; this is encoded by the coding sequence ATGAATTTGAGAAGCAAGCGGCGTGCTCTGGCGGCGTTTACGCTGCTGGAGGTCTTGCTGGTGCTGGTGATCCTGGTGGTGCTGGGCTCGATGGCGACGCTTGCCATCACTGGGCAGCAGGACAAAGCGGACCGCAACTCGGCGAAAGCCCAGGTGCAGCTGCTGAGCCGCACCATCGAGACGTATCGCTTCGATATGAAGAAGATGCCGGAGTCGCTCGAGGACCTCGTCGAGAAGCCCAGTGACTCGAAGATGGCGGACCGTTGGGCGGGCCCGTACCTGAACAAGAAGTCGATCCCGCTCGACCCGTGGGACAACGAGTACAAGTACGAGGCGAAGGACAACACCGCTAGGGTTTGGTCGGTGGGACCCGACGGCAGCGACGGGACCGATGACGATGTCACGTCCGAAGATGAGGCTTGA
- a CDS encoding prepilin-type N-terminal cleavage/methylation domain-containing protein, which translates to MRRQRTKRRAFTLLEVILALAILGLALATLGEAVGRSHQNARRAADQAELCFAAASLLDEVIVGSRQLVAVDSEPVADPLDPTAPPVALVSLRIENGPLDGVLVLYASARPNDPLASELDTVQLVRWVIDPALTESASTSSAGASSTSSSGTGGTL; encoded by the coding sequence ATGCGTCGCCAGCGAACCAAACGCCGCGCCTTCACGCTACTCGAGGTGATCCTCGCGCTGGCGATCCTCGGGCTTGCGCTAGCGACGCTTGGCGAAGCGGTGGGCCGTTCCCATCAGAACGCCCGCCGGGCCGCGGACCAAGCCGAGTTGTGCTTCGCTGCCGCCTCGTTGCTCGACGAGGTGATCGTCGGCTCACGGCAATTGGTTGCGGTGGACAGCGAACCGGTCGCTGACCCACTCGACCCCACGGCGCCGCCCGTCGCGTTGGTGTCTTTGCGGATCGAGAACGGTCCCCTCGATGGCGTGCTGGTGCTCTACGCTAGCGCGCGACCGAACGACCCGTTGGCTAGCGAGCTCGATACGGTTCAGCTGGTGCGCTGGGTGATTGACCCTGCTCTCACGGAGTCGGCTTCGACCTCCTCGGCAGGCGCTTCGAGCACGAGCTCATCCGGCACGGGGGGAACGCTATGA
- a CDS encoding type II secretion system protein GspK produces MRYRNRRERRGVLLLVVLVVVALMAIANLSYFDWTFAERKAADASVRREQAYHAAESATEMLRVYLSEDATTIDQDGGWYENPARFRAVLVADHPAAELRVRAAAVAPRWGNYQLEGARFGLEDDSGRLNLNTLLVTETREEGAARTQLMALPGMTEAIADAILDWMDEDDDVRSLGAERDYYSTLEPPILPMNGPISTLEQLLQVKGVTPELLWGLDQDRNYEVSPAEAAGVALPVDNSTGELSGGWASMLTLYSAEANVQPDGTPKINVNGDDLQQLHTQIESVLGIDAANFVVAYRQGGPEEDPDALDDEATEPEQPEEVEALGEGGGEGGGSTQMQEKAAGAITIDFNAPAAEAITDPLDLVGVRVRVVEAGQLEPAIVTSPWQEGDTTINQMVSTLTTTDATSIPGRVNINQAPRAVLIGLPGMPPNVADAIVANRDPTAGSTRPDRLNAVWLLTEGYLQLEEMKALAPYVTGQGAVYRTQVVGGYEAGGPIRRMEVVLDATTLPPRVVLRRDLSPLGAGFDPALTLVPEGAGVPQ; encoded by the coding sequence ATGCGCTATCGCAATCGGAGAGAGCGTCGCGGCGTGCTGCTGTTGGTTGTGCTCGTCGTCGTTGCGCTGATGGCGATCGCCAACCTGTCGTACTTCGATTGGACCTTCGCCGAACGCAAGGCGGCCGACGCCTCGGTGCGACGCGAGCAGGCTTACCACGCCGCCGAGTCCGCCACCGAGATGCTACGCGTCTATCTCTCAGAGGACGCAACGACGATCGATCAGGACGGCGGCTGGTACGAGAACCCGGCGCGGTTCCGCGCGGTGCTCGTGGCCGACCACCCCGCCGCCGAACTGCGTGTCCGCGCCGCGGCGGTCGCGCCGCGTTGGGGGAACTACCAGCTCGAAGGCGCCCGCTTCGGACTGGAGGACGACTCGGGACGCCTCAATCTCAACACGCTGCTGGTCACCGAGACGCGCGAAGAGGGCGCGGCACGCACCCAGCTGATGGCGTTGCCTGGCATGACCGAGGCGATCGCCGACGCCATCCTCGACTGGATGGACGAAGACGACGACGTCCGTTCGCTCGGCGCCGAGCGGGATTACTATTCGACGCTCGAACCGCCGATCCTGCCGATGAACGGCCCGATCTCGACGCTCGAGCAACTGTTGCAGGTCAAGGGCGTCACGCCCGAACTGCTGTGGGGCCTCGACCAAGACCGCAACTACGAAGTCTCTCCAGCCGAGGCCGCCGGCGTCGCGCTGCCGGTCGATAACTCCACGGGAGAACTGAGCGGGGGTTGGGCCTCGATGCTGACGCTCTATAGCGCCGAGGCCAATGTTCAGCCCGACGGCACTCCGAAGATCAACGTCAACGGCGACGACCTGCAGCAGCTGCACACGCAGATCGAGTCGGTCCTCGGGATCGACGCGGCCAACTTTGTGGTCGCCTACCGCCAGGGCGGTCCCGAAGAGGACCCCGACGCCCTCGACGACGAAGCGACCGAGCCGGAGCAGCCCGAGGAGGTCGAGGCGCTCGGCGAAGGGGGAGGGGAGGGCGGCGGAAGCACACAGATGCAGGAGAAAGCCGCCGGCGCGATCACCATCGACTTCAATGCCCCCGCCGCCGAGGCGATTACCGACCCACTCGACCTCGTGGGAGTAAGAGTCCGCGTCGTCGAGGCGGGACAGCTCGAACCGGCGATCGTCACGTCGCCGTGGCAGGAAGGGGACACCACGATCAACCAGATGGTCTCGACCCTGACGACGACCGACGCCACGTCGATCCCCGGACGGGTGAACATCAACCAGGCGCCGCGAGCCGTGCTGATAGGGCTCCCCGGCATGCCACCGAACGTGGCCGACGCCATCGTCGCCAACCGCGACCCGACTGCCGGTTCAACCCGCCCCGACCGCCTGAACGCCGTCTGGCTGCTGACGGAGGGATACCTGCAACTCGAAGAGATGAAGGCCTTGGCGCCGTACGTCACGGGGCAGGGGGCCGTCTACCGCACCCAGGTCGTTGGGGGCTACGAAGCGGGCGGCCCGATCCGTCGGATGGAAGTCGTGCTCGACGCCACGACGCTGCCCCCGCGGGTGGTGCTGCGCCGCGACTTGAGCCCGCTGGGCGCTGGCTTCGACCCCGCGCTGACGCTGGTCCCCGAGGGGGCTGGCGTACCGCAATAG
- a CDS encoding prepilin-type N-terminal cleavage/methylation domain-containing protein, whose amino-acid sequence MSRPKMRLERRRSPTGFTLVELLLVLSLVVMLAAMVAPSLTGTLGRVRLDAAADAVRTAWVDARLEAMRSGEPIVFQCQLGTGRYTVSKLIDASAAGAVAADEDAAGSTTLADDEHEDLGEVKFVQLSAGNPLTAVVDPAVAACLVFRPDGATQDAWAVIESANGRRRRITLRSLTGAARVEVVSASEGT is encoded by the coding sequence ATGTCACGTCCGAAGATGAGGCTTGAACGCCGGCGGTCACCGACGGGCTTCACGCTCGTTGAACTGTTGCTGGTCCTCTCGCTGGTGGTAATGCTAGCGGCGATGGTCGCGCCGTCGCTCACGGGGACGCTTGGCCGCGTGCGGCTCGACGCGGCTGCCGACGCGGTGCGCACCGCGTGGGTCGACGCGCGGCTTGAGGCGATGCGTAGCGGCGAGCCGATCGTTTTCCAGTGCCAGTTGGGAACGGGTCGGTACACGGTCTCGAAGCTCATCGACGCGTCGGCAGCCGGTGCGGTCGCCGCCGACGAGGACGCCGCCGGCTCGACCACACTTGCTGACGACGAGCACGAAGACCTCGGCGAAGTAAAGTTCGTCCAACTGTCGGCGGGCAACCCACTAACGGCGGTCGTCGACCCGGCGGTTGCGGCGTGCTTGGTGTTCCGCCCCGACGGCGCGACCCAAGACGCTTGGGCGGTCATCGAGTCGGCGAATGGACGCCGGCGACGCATCACGCTCCGTAGCCTGACCGGCGCGGCGCGGGTTGAAGTGGTCTCAGCAAGTGAGGGGACCTAA